A genomic window from Methanobrevibacter sp. TLL-48-HuF1 includes:
- a CDS encoding ATP-binding protein yields MKNYLKRYLDDEIEKYLEVIGAILIVGPKWCGKTTTGEHHAKSIIKLQDKDKIKSYLKWADIKPSKLLEGEKPRLIDEWQIAPVLWDTVRNSVDELGGEGLYILTGSTIVEDSEIMHSGTGRIHKLMMRPMSLYESGESNGKISLVDLFYSPNLDIDGITSDLSIEELIFVTCRGGWPESLNKKSKEAQLLLPYVYVDSICENDASLIDGVKRDPNRVKTILASYARNISESTKDSTIISDINANFEDISKTTYYQYIDVLKRLYVIDNVKAWSPNIRSKTSIRTSSKKQFIDPSIAVAALGLTPELLMDDLNTFGFIFENLCIRDLKVYSSAIGGRVSFYRDRSNLEIDCVLHLKDGKYALIEFKLGSMEEEKGAKNLLKLNDSIARKNMKQPSFLAIITGGELAYTRKDGVKVIPIGCLR; encoded by the coding sequence ATGAAAAATTACTTAAAAAGATATCTTGATGATGAAATTGAAAAATATCTTGAGGTTATTGGTGCAATTCTTATAGTGGGTCCAAAATGGTGTGGAAAAACAACAACTGGAGAACACCATGCTAAAAGTATTATTAAATTACAAGATAAAGATAAAATTAAATCCTACTTAAAATGGGCAGATATTAAACCCTCAAAACTTTTAGAAGGTGAAAAACCTAGATTAATTGATGAATGGCAAATAGCTCCAGTATTATGGGATACAGTTAGAAATAGTGTTGATGAATTAGGGGGGGAAGGATTGTATATTTTAACAGGATCTACAATTGTTGAGGATTCTGAAATAATGCATTCTGGTACTGGTAGAATTCATAAATTAATGATGAGACCAATGAGTTTGTATGAAAGTGGCGAATCTAATGGTAAAATTTCACTTGTAGATTTATTTTATTCACCTAATTTGGATATTGATGGAATTACATCAGATTTATCAATTGAAGAGTTAATATTTGTAACTTGTAGGGGGGGATGGCCAGAATCATTAAATAAAAAATCTAAAGAAGCCCAATTATTACTTCCATATGTTTATGTGGATAGCATATGTGAAAATGATGCATCATTAATTGATGGTGTTAAAAGAGATCCGAATAGAGTTAAAACTATCTTGGCATCATATGCAAGAAATATTTCAGAATCTACAAAAGATTCAACAATAATTTCAGATATTAATGCAAATTTTGAGGATATTAGTAAAACAACTTATTATCAATATATTGATGTTTTAAAAAGATTATATGTAATTGATAATGTAAAAGCATGGTCTCCAAATATCCGGTCTAAAACAAGTATTAGAACTAGCTCTAAAAAACAATTCATAGATCCTTCTATTGCTGTAGCCGCACTTGGACTGACTCCAGAATTGTTAATGGATGATTTAAACACTTTTGGATTTATTTTTGAAAACTTATGTATAAGGGATTTAAAAGTTTATTCAAGTGCTATTGGAGGAAGGGTTTCATTTTATAGAGATAGATCCAATCTTGAAATCGATTGTGTATTACATTTAAAAGATGGTAAATATGCATTAATCGAATTTAAATTAGGTAGTATGGAAGAAGAAAAAGGTGCAAAAAATTTACTCAAATTAAACGATTCAATAGCGAGAAAAAACATGAAACAACCTTCATTTTTAGCTATTATCACTGGTGGGGAATTAGCATATACTAGGAAAGATGGAGTTAAAGTAATTCCTATAGGCTGTTTAAGATAA
- a CDS encoding glycosyltransferase family 2 protein, whose protein sequence is MYKISMIIPVYNAEKYLKRTINSIINQSIGFENIELILVDDNSQDNSKSIIEEYVAKYDNIIGIYSDKNHGFPGFGRNKGIEIASGQYIMFSDNDDEHDEDLCLKLYEAIVSEDADIASCDKVKRDNIKDIPVSEKYVGGKLSSNGNIIVSNDDLAYFEDITIWNKIFKKEILADNNIRFVENMLAEDLLFCLEVFFNSSKLVYLEKYYGYFWDMHEESLSHECSPKHVENLLNSVPEMFKILDKYNKKDLASFYFKFYLRNLLRFFIDVNTTGSNLKSMIKKLYNYEKEAGFGCKANEGWANIINFFIVHRFFNLAILIIKIMKASKESTFLRKIFRSV, encoded by the coding sequence ATGTACAAAATATCTATGATTATACCTGTTTATAATGCGGAAAAATACCTGAAAAGAACAATAAATTCAATTATTAATCAGAGTATCGGTTTTGAAAATATTGAACTTATTTTGGTAGATGATAATTCTCAGGATAACTCAAAAAGCATTATAGAAGAATATGTAGCTAAATATGATAATATAATTGGTATTTACTCTGATAAAAACCATGGATTTCCGGGATTTGGAAGAAATAAGGGTATTGAAATAGCTAGTGGCCAATATATTATGTTTTCAGATAATGATGATGAACATGACGAAGATTTATGTTTAAAATTGTATGAGGCTATTGTTTCAGAAGATGCAGACATAGCTTCCTGTGATAAAGTTAAAAGAGATAATATTAAGGATATTCCAGTATCTGAAAAGTATGTTGGCGGAAAGTTAAGTTCCAATGGGAATATTATAGTCTCAAATGATGATCTGGCATATTTTGAAGATATAACAATCTGGAATAAGATTTTTAAAAAAGAAATCCTTGCAGATAATAATATAAGATTTGTAGAAAACATGCTGGCTGAAGACTTGCTTTTTTGTCTGGAAGTCTTTTTCAACTCATCTAAATTAGTTTATTTGGAAAAATATTACGGATACTTTTGGGATATGCATGAAGAGTCATTATCTCATGAATGCAGTCCGAAACATGTGGAAAACTTACTTAATTCAGTTCCTGAAATGTTTAAAATTTTAGATAAATATAATAAAAAAGATTTAGCTAGTTTTTATTTTAAATTCTACTTACGTAATTTGCTCAGATTTTTCATTGATGTTAATACAACTGGAAGTAATTTGAAATCAATGATTAAAAAGTTGTATAACTATGAAAAAGAAGCTGGATTTGGATGCAAGGCTAATGAAGGATGGGCAAATATAATTAACTTTTTTATAGTTCACAGATTCTTTAATTTAGCTATTTTAATTATCAAAATCATGAAAGCTTCAAAAGAATCTACTTTTTTAAGAAAGATTTTCAGGTCTGTTTAA